The genome window GCCCAATATGTGGGTGGGCATCACCTATGGCAGTTACGGAAGTTACCAGCACAAAGCAGATCCTGGTCAACTGGAGACCTGCATCTGGACAGAGATAAATGACCTGGCTTTTGGAGAGTATTGGTTTAGCATAAAGACCCTGCGCTTCCGGGACCATGAAGTCCAGTTCAAACTGAAGATGGTGAGGCCTGTGGAGCCAGAGCCGATAGCGACACCGAGGAGATCACTGACCCTTAATAGAAGTAGCCCTGTTAAGGCGATCACAACGGGCGAGGGAAACTCCTCCTCCAAGCCGGATGAAGTGGCGGAGCAAATTCAGCTTGGCCTCGATGATTTTTTGGCTGTGTTGCAACAGTGGAGCGATGGAGTCAAACAGACCGTGTACGAGTTCATGGCCAACGATGTCAACAAGAGGAACATATTGGGCACTATTCGGTTTATGGGTCTACTCATATTCTCTGCTTTGGGTGGAGCCGCACTAGCGCTACGATTCCTAGGCGTATTTGCTGTGCGATTCCTGTTTGAGCTGAGTCGtttcacacacacagccactCCAATAGTATTTAAACTAATCGAGTTTCTGAATAAGATTGTGGGTGCTTTCTTCATACTTTTGACCATGATTTGGAAAGACATTGTCACTCGTGGACAGCCGCAACcgaaacagcagcagctgcatctGGAGGCAAGTAGCCGCTTCAAGAGCATCCAATATGAACGTTCCGAACCGAATCGACGTAGTCCCCGGTGGTGACCCGCCACTAAAAgcacattaatgtctagcaAAATGTTCCGAGGTGAAAGGGCAACGAAAAATCATTGAAATTGTGTTACTAGCCGTAAGCCAAGCGAAGCCAATCCCAATCCCCGCTTCGAGTCCGAAGGTATTTGCTCTGCAAATATGGGGGCACCTATGAGATTTACAGATTTTAGTCAATTGCAATATTGTAAATTATTAATTGGCGTGCCACTGGCGCACAATCGCATGCTTATTAACCCCTTTGTTAATTCATTGTGTATTGTCCAAAAATGTGCTTAATTAAATCCGTTTAGTGTTAGATCCTGTAATTTATGTATCGAAAATTATTGTGAATAAATTGAATGCAATATGCGAAAATCGAAATGAAAGAGCTTGGCGTTTCGTTAGTTTTAATAGTTATACACTTTCCCTTTATTACTTTAGTTGATTTTAATCTCGTTAAATTGTtctcatatatatttattatgtatATACTCGTACGTGTTCATGCTGTCGGCTTCGGTCTGTCATCGAACTTTAcacaaaatgtttaatttattttccgTTTGCTGTGCTTAGTTTTCAGGGTGCTATCGTCAGAGAAACTCCACGTTCTGCCCTTGGTTTTACATTGATTGGAAAATGTTCTATGGCATTTTAGGGAGTGCCTCTGCTTCTTGCTGACAACTTTTGCATCCGGAGGATGCTACGAGGAATCCTCTGGTGTCTAAATATTATCAATCATTAAACAACTAAATTATACTTTTTCGGTTTTTCGTCTCGGGGGTGATATACTTTAATTAGtacatttacatatattttacttCAATTTGCAATGTATATTAATGGAATGCTGGTCAACAAACTTTGCTCATAaacattaatttaatttttgctttCTTTACGGCTTCATAATAATAGTCTATTTGCAGACAATAAAAAATGTGTGTGAGAGTCAATGCTGGAGGTTTGATATATCTTTCGGGATTCGGTGAGGATTGGATCTAGGGGGTTGGGTTGTTCTGCCTTGTAAAATACATATGTTGTCAACATTATTACATTatttatcgttaatttttaatttttaatatttattgttattattagtTCGGTTTATGCACTAATTTGCTTGTCATTGTGTCGCCAACATGTTTAAAAACGCAcaaagtaaatataaattttaaaatttctttaGTTTGTCATATTCCATGCCGTTTTGTGTAAATACATTTCATTTGTTTAAAAGTAAATGTACAATATACAGTTTAATGTCATAACTTTTACTTTTTCCGTATCATCCGCCTGTCTGTTTTCCATATATTTCGTGACTGCTAACAAATAATTACACATTCATAGCATTCTCATTCTCATATAACGTTTGTCTGcagaaaataattttattttggttttattaACAATTAGTTAGACATTTAGAGCAAAAACATTGATAATATagaatttgttttgtttttagtttatGCATAAAAATTTGTCTagtgaaatatataaatatatatgtgtatatatttgtttcaaatgttttgaactgcttattgtttataattgcatttacttttcatttgttatttgtaatttattaattGCGTTTTAAGTTTCTTGATCTTTCAAGTCGTCCAATCAGTGTATTATTGTTTTggcaatttgtttgtttttagttttgtttaAGGAAGTTCGTGTCTTGGTAGTGGAACAGCAAGGTGATAGTTGTTTagaaaaaatccaaaaagaAGTTTGGTTCGAACTGAAAACGTTCGGTAAAGAAAACTTGTTGGCGCGCCTTAAATTGAGCTAAACAATTGGTATTTATATgcattgttatttatttattcttcaACGTGTTGTTTAAGCATCAATCAATGATAATTTATTCTGTGTTTAATATTGTTGTTCGACCATAAACTATCGAGGGATAAATAATACGTTTGAATGTTACTTCTTTGCTCTCAACTAATAGGTTACTATCATTTTTATTTCGGTTGTTTTGAATTCAAAGTTTCTAAAAGAAGAGCATTTCAAGGATTTTTAAACTAAAACTTtcaacattttcttttttttgggtgtCTCGTATctttacatattttatatctatacttttattataataatttttacaCATTAAATTCAAATGCATTAATttatctgtatatatatatgtgtgtatatatatttatatataatttatttataaatataaataacaaaatttcCCTTTGAAGCATGTTTGTTTACTCAATTGTTAGTCACTATATTGAAATATGATCTGCATATATAGCAATAGCCAGTTTCTCGTCTGGCCCGCTCTCATAGTTGTGTGTCTGTCTATATGTTATAAGTACTTATTGATAGTTACTGACTGCCAGATTTCGGTTGCTTCGTGTGCTGAACAATTGGCAAGTAATACCGACGACTCCCTCTACCGCTGCCACTCGGTGTGTCAACCAAATAAAAGAGAATATAGTAGTTACATTTGAATACCGGATTGGCTAGGGCTTGGTTTGGATCTCTTTTACTTTTCAGTTAAAACGTTAAGGTTAAATAAAATCGTTTTCTTTTGCTTTAGTGTCTTATATCATGTCTGAACGTAACTGAATAGAACGCTTTGCTCAGAGGCCAATAATTGAGTGGGTGTTGGGTCGTGGGCTATAGTATCTCAACCAACTTTTCCAATAGGCCACCCCAAGGCAAGCCCCCATGGAAATGTCTGGGATTGTGGACCACCGGCACTAGAAGAGCGCTGGGACTGCCTCGTCTCATGGATAGCCCAACATCGTGCGCTTTAGGCACTTCAAAGTTCTGTGGTTTCGAAtagttttgtattttgtttggatttggattcggGTTTGTTTTTGGGTTTGGGTTAACAATATTAGGGTAATCAATTAAGGAGGAAACAAGGTTGGAGAGGAATGGAAAGAAAGATAAAGTAAAGATAGTTATAAACTTAGAGCCAACTTAGAAGAAACTACGATATAAGCTCTTAATTACTTTAAATCATCGGTATCCTCAATTAAATCGGCGTACTCCTCCCAATCGTTGTTAGTCGAGCGTGTGCGCAAGTTTGATATTGTCGGTTCGTCCTCATCCGCCTCCGTGTCGTCCTCGCCGGCCTTCCTGCCCTTTCTGCGTCCTCCGCCGCCAGTGCCGCCTTCGTCAACCACCTCGTAGTCCTTGAGTTCAGCTTCCAGATCCTTTTCCCATTGTTCTTCTGGCAAAAGACGGAGCAACAAGCGGAATATCGATTAGTATTTGCGTGGCTTAGCAGCGAGTCAGTAACGGATATCTGCTTATGTACGGATATATAATAGGTTTAGCATACATGGTTTACACATATCGTATATTGGTATATTGGCATATAGGTTTATGGGTATATAGGTTTAGTATCAAAAGTGTGTAAGGCAAGCAATTGAATTGTGGTTAGGTGACCATCCCAAGCAAGTACATGGTTGTTCTCAGTTCAATCATCGCTTACGTTTACCTGCGGCTAGTCCCTGGGGATATAGCTAAGACATAGATTTTCACACACTGTTATGCGTTTGGGTATTCGCACCGTAACTGAATAATAGCCGTCTACAAATAGTTGGaaatttcgtttattttttactTGGTCAATTAACAAAGTGGGGCCAATTTGTGGATTAATTGATAGGGTTGGCTGGCTGTACACCAATGTCGCTCTAGCACTAATTAACGGATAGCGTGCACCCAAAGGATACCCAGTCCATGACTTGCTTGTAGTTCCCGAACTGCAATTTGTGTTAGGTTTATGGTTGGCTTATTGTTGCTTCACACTCCATCAATTaacaaaaatgtttacaaCAAAAATCATATTCAGTGTGTATTTACAGCATTTACGCATAAAAAGCAAGCAAACTGAATATATTAGATTAATTATTCTTATTTACACGCCTAATAACCGACGAAGCTTGCCAAATATAAGGTATTCTATAAGCTGGCAAACCAAAAGCTGCAAATCAATCCAAACAAAAATGCCATGAAGAGATAGAGAGAAACAGGGGAAAGAAACTGAGTCATATGCGGCTTCTTGGGGTTTTATAGTTTTGGCCAGGGAATTGAATAGTTTTGAATTAGTTTCCATCGATTTTGTGTGGTGAGTTGGTCCCAGAGATTCGTATTATCATTGTGCAGTATAAgaaagcaaattggtttcGTAAGAAGCGCCCagtttttataaaaaggttTCTTTCTTCTTGCCCCCCGCTGAGTTTTCAACGCACGCACTTCAATGTAAACTATAATGGAAATGCCAAACTAAAAACAAAGCTTTGTCGACTAAGACTACTAATTAATTTACGCACACATACTAAAAACATACACAACGATTATATAGACACAGACAGGAGCGTAGTGGGAAATGATTGAAATTGCAACTACTTTGAATTGTTGGATAATATCTACATACAATATTGCTGAACAGAAACATTATGCAATTGAAAACCAACATGTAACCGAAAATTGTCACAACTAAAACGTGTtgcaatttgtatatatttcactttaatgttttttttttgctttaattCAGCCAACAATTTCTAACTTACCACACAAAATtttgtttcggtttttgtttttttagtaacatttttttgcttttctgtCTTCggtttatataaataatggCGTTACTGGGTTCAACTCAAATTTTCATTGTTGTCAAGTGAATATCTTTATAagtatttatataattttgttgttgtagtactttttttgtttcgcttaacaatttcttttctttcttgtGGGCAATTTtgtagtatttttttttataattttgttcttgtttattttgttagttggttttttgtttgcattttgaaatTTAGATTTAgcattttgttttgtctttTGGTTTTAATCCATTCAATCTTCTGCAAGATGATTCGTAAATAAATCAAGAAATACATgaagaaaaataaatgttttgttaAAATGTTTTCCCATACAAATTCATCATCAGATAATCAAGGTAAGAtacttttggaaaattttgtgTATTTCTAAGAAGGAGGTTCTTTTCGTGTCGCGGCTAGTTTAGAATATAGTTTCTTTTGAGTTTAAAACATGTGGAGAAATGTGTCAAAGAAAGAGGCAAAATTATAATTGGATCGAAGGAAGGAAAACAACGAAAATTACATCTAGCTAAATTTTTGTAAATGAACTGGAAttgcaaattgaataaaaagGAGCACGAAATTGCAAAGAGAGAGCGAAAGTTGTATCAATAGGATATAGTTGTATATAAGAATTTCTTGATCAGCTTGGTCATACTCAACTTGTTCGAAATTTGGTTTGTGGCTTTAACTCTTGGATAATCGAAATCAAATTATATGTCATatgatacatacatatatatatatatatttgatattaTTTTGCAGTTCGCTAAATGGCAAATGAGAGTTTTTGTCGAGTTCGATTTTATTCAGGATATATACTTATATGtgtttatataatttataatactCTTGTTATCCATTAGTTGCTTTActtctatatttatttattgtgtgATTTCGTTATTggtttaatattattttcaattgataGATTCGCTTTAGTAATTAAATGCCAGAGCTTGAGTTGTTGTCACATAATAAGTAAAAACGATTTTCATACAAAATGTAATTTACATAAAAGAAAGAAACAGAGCAGAGGAGAAGAAAGAGAATTGTTCGGTTTTACACTTGATTTGTACACACATTTTGGTTTGTTTTAGATTGTTTGTTCTGTTTGTTTGGCACAaagaaattatatattttcatgtGTGGCTTTGTTTGCAAAATAGATAATGGGATGTTAGAAAAACCAAATTCGCGACTCAGACAAGAGACATTATTGTGCTCGGATGGCAATGGAGTGTGCCTGGATAGATCTCTAAAGTCTAGATGAAATCAGAGCTGAAGCTCGCTGCCTAAGCAATATAACAAGATACACTAGATGTTTTCTCATGTTGTATGTTGTATGTGGTGACATGTGTGTATGAATGAATGTTTCGTGTGTCTCAGAACACCAATGAAATTCGTTTGATCAATTTCATGTATGTACAAAAAATGTTAGTCCTTAAATCAAACAACAAGAAATAACAACGAAACAATAGTAACAAACTGATAGGggaaatgaaataataaactCTTACCATCAGTCGGAGCTAATGCCTGCTGGGTCATGCTGTCGATGCCCAATTTGCGCATGCCGTCTTGGATCTCAGCCAAGTCCGATTCGCTCGAGGCCTGGAAGTCATCCGAAACGAATTCCGATTCGGAGATCTTCTGGCCCAGCTCTTTGCCGGCTTGAGCCTTTGCCTTTGACTTGGCTGCCTGGACATCGCTCTCCTGCGCCTCCGGCTCAATCACGGCCTTCGGCTGCTCGGCAATGGCTTTCACACTCGAATCGCCCTTGGCTGGTTGGGCAGTCTTGGATTTCTTTTCTTTAGTCGCCACTTCGTTGGCTGATCGTTCAGCACGGTTAAGTTTTCGAATTGATTTTGATAGGCAAGTTCGTTTTCACAGTGTAATTTCGTGGTGgaattcataaaaataataatagaacGAAATaaggaataattaaaaaactgAAAAGAGGAAACACAGTAAGTAAATCGATTTGAGGTGAGGCGCTGAGCGGCTGGCGACTGGCGAAGTTCGTGGAACGATTATCAATTGAGCTTCGAGACGCGATTGAGATGAACGTTAGGGGGAGTGAGGAAGAACCGAAAACCAGGATTCGAGTCCTCGACGATACAAGCCAGTGCGGGTGGTGGGACGGATACAAATCAAGGGGTTTTAATTCAACTTAAGACTTGAGCATACTCTTAGGCGGTGTAGTACAGACGCTAGCCAAGTTAGTTAGATCGAGGCTCGAGAGATAGTAGGCATGTTTTAAGAGTAAGGTAGAAAGAGCGAGAGAACGGAAAACGTTGGATAGCTAGCGTGTGTGAAAAGGACTAAGAGGAAATCATAAGTTAAACAGGCGCGTGTGGCTAAAGTGAACCAAAAATGAAAGACTTAGACTTATAGAAAGATAGACAGAGTTCATAGGCAGGTCGttatagatacagatacacgtTATaaatatagatagatagatagatagatagagagCGCGCGAGTAACGAGTGTGAGTGTTTGGTGAGCGAGGCAGTCTGTTTGTCCTGCATCTCATTAcgttatatgtatatattttccaGAGTTGTCTACGACGATCAGCAGGAGCTATAACCAACTTACCATCTTCGCCGCTTGAGGCCTGACCCACGCCATCTGCGCCCAGAGTGCCCAACTCGGCGGCCTGGATGATCAGTGAGACGCGGTAGAAGTAATTCCGCCAGAAGTTCTCTTCAGTGATGCTGGGGAAAACAAGAGGCATACGGATCAAGTGATTGTTAATGGCAACGCTAGCATTGTACTCACATCTTGGGCACCAGCTCGAATCGCATCGTCTCGAGCGCCTTGTCTTCGGCCATAATGGCTATGGCCGTGGGATAGGCGGTGTCGTAGCTAAACTCAAAGTCCACGCCGGCGGGCGGGGCGCGCACGAAGTTGCGGCGATCCTGCGACAGGCCAAGGATTTCCTCCTTGATCTTGGCCTCGTTGGCGTGTCCGATCCAGGGGGCTGCTCCATTGCCCACGCCGCCCTGGCCCTTGATGAAGGCTTCCTGCTCCTTGTTGAACGAGTCGAGAATGGTCTGGGAATATGCAGGAATAAATAGGGGTTGGCCCCATTGTAGCAGTGTCATCGTTGTACTCACATTATCCTTGACAGTTTCCTTGATTTTGCTGCCAGCCTTGCTGATGGCCGATGACAAGAAGGACCCAAAGTGTTTGGCCTGCTGTGTTACTTTTGTGGTAACTGTCGGATACATTCAAATCAGTATGCGATAAGTTTCACTCCACTGACGACAATCAGCCCAAATGGGACTTGCTACCAACagaactaaactaaactaaactagaCTACAAAGCAAGCGTTTCACTAGGGGATTGAGAGTGAGTGCGATGGGAGTGGGAGTTCTGGGTTATTTCAAACTACTTGTAACTGGGGGTTAGTAACCTGTCACCGCTTTCTATCTCAATCTTTTTGAATTGGCAATTCGAGTTGACATTGATTCGACATTTAGCACAATGTGTTTGAAGTTGTCTCTTGTAATTTGGTTACCAATCAAAGTGTGACACGTACTTTTGACTTCATCGCCCTTACCCTGTCCGATTTGACCCTCGTCGCCGGTGGGCGTGCCACCGCCCGATGCAGGATGCGAGTCGGCGCCCTCCGTGGCGCTGCAGTTTCGGAATTCGTTGTGAAGCGGAATAAAAAGAGAGAGGGAGCAGAAAGATGGAGTGTGAAtaattttgcaattttcatttcgtttgtgtattcatatatttattgGGAAAAGCTCCaataacaactcatgcagcaGGCGGCaagcaaaattaaattaacacATAAGTAGGTACAGGATTATAGTTATATagtaacaaacaaaaaaataataaatataccATTCAATTAACCATGCATCAACAGCCATTAAGCGTGACACTTTTTGATTACAAAAATCTACTAGACTTTCGTTTGGGGTTCTGTCTCTCTTATCAAAAGATCTTGTTCTCATTATGTggatattcattttaattcCCTACGTTCAATGTTCTTTAACTAGTGATCTTACGTTTTCAGgttaatttacatttaaataatCTTTTAAACTCGCTTATTTTAAAACGCTTATGTATATTTACACATATGTTTTTGTATACAgccatttatttatattgtttttttttcagtttgaTTCGTGAatgcaaaatgaaatgaagGAATCTCATATGAATGTCAGGATGAATGATGCCAAAACGAATACTACAGGGGCACAACTAAAAGTGGGTAGAACAAAAGTGAATTCCAAATGGGATAGCACACTCAAAAGTCATGCGAGGACTGATTAGCATCATTAGCATCACGGATTCATACTATTCCATTTATGA of Drosophila mauritiana strain mau12 chromosome 3R, ASM438214v1, whole genome shotgun sequence contains these proteins:
- the LOC117143181 gene encoding uncharacterized protein LOC117143181 — encoded protein: MDNSELMPQAGGRHMPPEELAMQALTKQLYKSRLFRGYYMERCLVEQVSGYRDVVVLQRSERELEKLLHSSAGQLQKFYQRFVPNMWVGITYGSYGSYQHKADPGQLETCIWTEINDLAFGEYWFSIKTLRFRDHEVQFKLKMVRPVEPEPIATPRRSLTLNRSSPVKAITTGEGNSSSKPDEVAEQIQLGLDDFLAVLQQWSDGVKQTVYEFMANDVNKRNILGTIRFMGLLIFSALGGAALALRFLGVFAVRFLFELSRFTHTATPIVFKLIEFLNKIVGAFFILLTMIWKDIVTRGQPQPKQQQLHLEASSRFKSIQYERSEPNRRSPRW